The sequence below is a genomic window from Deltaproteobacteria bacterium.
GATTTTTAGCCCGGCAAGGACACTCGTCACCGAGTGGACCAGCCCGGGCTTGTCCTTTCCCACCGCTGAAATGACATACAAGGTGTTCATCTGATAAAGCCCTTGAATCAAATGAGTTTGTTGTGTTTTTTTTAGTTCGTTGTGTTTTTTGTGTTTATTGAGTTAACGGCAAACCCACCAACCCAACAAACCTGCTAACCCAATGAACCCAACAAACCTACGTTTCTGTCTAAATACGTTTGGCTCTGCCGGTATGTCAATTATAATTTTTTGCGATATTTTGTGTTTAGCACCAAATGTCTTGCACAAGATGTTGTTGATCACCCCCTGAAGGCATATGCAGGTCGCCGGTGTCGATTGCCCTGTTTTACATCAGACGGTGACAATCGGCAGACGGCGCTTTACAGCCGTATAAGGGGGACGGTACGGGGGTTGCGGTTCCTGCCGCCGTTCTGCAGGGGGTGAGACGCTTGCATTCCGCACCAGGCATGCTTATTATGTTGGTCATTATGAAAGAATACAGCGAAAAAATACCGACCCCCAAGGAACTCGAAAAAGAACTGGGCGACTTTCTTTCCAAGAAGTTCGGCGGCAATGTCAAGGTGGCTACCCCCATCCTGATGCAGCACGAAAACGCCGACGACAGCGAGCAAGCCAAGCCGCCCGAAAAGCGCAAGATCAATTTCGAGCTCAAGCCCGAGGACCTGGTGGCCTACCTGGACCAGTATATCGTCAAGCAGGACGATGCCAAGGCCATTCTCTCTACCAAAATATGCACTCATTTCAACAGGATAAAACGATATCAGCAGTTCCCGGATCAAACGAGTGAGATGGTGGGCAGCATTAAAAACAACGTGCTCATGATCGGACCCACCGGTGTTGGCAAGACCTACATGATCAAGCTGATCGCCAAGAAGATCGGCGTGCCATTCGTCAAGGGTGATGCTACCAAATTCAGTGAAACCGGCTATGTCGGCGGTGATGTCGAGGACCTGGTCAGGGATCTGGTGCGGGAGGCGGACAATGACATCGAAAGGGCCCAGTACGGCATTGTCTACATCGACGAAATCGACAAAATCGCTTCCAGCCACAACCTGATCGGGGCCGATGTGTCCCGTACCGGGGTACAGCGGGCCCTGCTGAAACCCATGGAAGAGACCGAAGTGGACCTCAAGGTGCCCCACGATCCCATATCCATGCTTCAGGAAGTCGAACGCTTCAGGAAAACGGGAAAAAGGGACAAAAGTACCGTCAACACCAAAAACATCCTTTTCATCATGAGCGGGGCCTTCACCGGCCTGGTGGAAATTATCAACAAACGTGTTGCCGCCAAGGGAATCGGTTTCGGGGCCAATCTGCCGAAATCGATCGAAAATACCGATGTTCTTTCCCAAGTCAGGTCCGAAGACCTGATATCCTTTGGCTTCGAGTCGGAATTCGTGGGCAGGCTTCCCGTCAGGGCGGTATTCGAACGCCTGACCGAAGACGACCTCTACCTCATACTGAAAAATCCAAACAATCCGATCATTTTAGGGAAGAAGCTGGACTTCGCCGCCTATGGCATCGATGCCGTATTCGAAGACCAGGCGCTTCATCTGCTGTCCAAAAACGCCTTCCAGGAAAACACAGGCGCCAGAGGCCTGGTGAGCGCCGTCGAGAATGCCCTGCTGCCGTTTGAAAAAAAACTGCCATCCACAGAGGTGGGCAGGTTTGCCATCACCCGGGGGGTCATCGATGCACCCAAACAGAGCATGGAGCGCATTCTGGACAAAGGCAGGCGATCGGATAACGACGGCATTTTCGAAAAACTGGCCGAGGAGGAGCGGCAATCCATAGTGGCCTATCTCGAAGACAATCAGAACAACATCATCAACAAGCACAAAATGGACCTGACGGCCTCCCGCAAAAACCTGGTCGCGGAATGCTATGCCGCCAATCCATCGGATATCGACAGCATTATTAAAAAAATCAAATCGTATCACAGTCAGATCAAGACCATCGAACTCTACTTCCTGAAAAATCACGACATCAACATCGTGCTCGAAGAGGACGCCATCGACTTTATCATCGAAAAGGTGATCCACGGACAGATCGAACTGAAGGATGTCTACAAAAACCTGTCCAATGATTTTGAGTACGGCCTGAAACTGGTCAGGGACAAAACCGGCCGCAACCGCTTTTTCATTACCCGTGATGCATTGCATTCCCCTGAGACCTATGTCGGCGAGTTGATCAACCTGCACGCCAAATCACTCCCAACAGGGGAAGAAAAATAATCAATCACGAAAACACGAACGGATTATACAATGATCGGAATATCGAAACTCTATTGTGGAACCGTAGAGCCGTCGGATGCATTGCGTTACGGGCGTCTGTCCTCTTCACTTCCCTCCCACCTGCTGCAGTTTTCCGCCGACAAGCGACCCGTTGTCGTCTGGAATGTCACCCGCCGGTGCAACCTGAAGTGCGTACACTGCTATGCGCATGCCGAGGACCGGCATTTCGCGAACGAACTCTCTTTCGATGAGGGCAAAACCCTTATCGACGACCTGGCAGGATTCGGTGTGCCCGTGCTGCTTTTTTCGGGCGGGGAACCCCTGGTCCGCAAGGACCTGCCCGACCTGGCCGCCTACGCCGTGGACAAAGGCATGCGGGCGGTGATTTCCACCAACGGGACGCTCATAACGGCCGAACTGGCCCGGACGCTGAAAGATATCGGCCTATCTTACGTGGGCATCAGCCTGGACGGAATGGAAAAGATCAACGACCGTTTCCGGGGGGTGCCGGGGGCCTTCGGCAAGGCCATGCAGGGCATTCGAAACTGCCAGGCGGCCGGCATCAAGGTCGGGTTGCGCTTCACCATCAACAAGGCCAATGTAGGGGAGATCCCCGCCATCTTCGACCTCCTGGAGGAAATGGACATACCCAGGGTGTGTTTCTACCACCTGGTTTACGCCGGCCGGGGCTCCACCATGGTGGATGAGGATCTTTCCCACGCAGAAACCCGGGCGGCCGTGGACCTGATCATAGACCGTACCAAGGACCTCCACGACAGGGGCAAACCCAAAGAGGTACTGACGGTGGACAACCATGCAGACGGGCCCTACCTCTACCTGAGGCTGCTGAAGGAAGACCCGCAGCGCGCCGGAGAGGTATTTGACCTTCTGAAAATGAACGAAGGCAACAATACCGGCCGCGGCATCGGCTGTGTTAGCTGGGACGGCAGCGTTCACCCCGACCAGTTCTGGCGTCACCACAGTTTCGGCAACGTGAAAGACAGACCCTTTTCCGAAATCTGGACGGATCTGTCCGACCCCCTGATGGCAAAACTGAAGGAGAAAAAGAATCATGTGACCGGCCGTTGCGCCGCCTGCGGATGGCTCGACATCTGTGCCGGCAACTTCAGGGTTCGCGCGGAAGCGGTTTACGACGACATCTGGGCACCGGACCCGGCGTGCTATTTGACAGACGCCGAAATCCAGAAAACGGAGTGACAATGGCATCGGCCTTAACCCTTAAACCTTGAACCTGATACCGAGGAAAACAACATGCTGTTTCCAGACTACAGAGGCCGCCGCATGCGGCAAAGCAAGGCGTTCAGGCGCATGGTGCGCGAAACCGAGCTGTCGACGTCGAATCTGATCTATCCCCTTTTCGCCGTCAATGGAAAAAACGTCGAAACCCCCATTCCGTCCATGCCCGGACAGAGCCAGATGTCCATCGACAAACTGGTGAAAACGGCCGGAGCGGCCTACGATCTGGGCATTCCGGCCATTATGCTTTTCGGCCTCCCCGATAAAAAGGATGCGCTGGGCACAAGGGCATATGCCAAGGACGGCATCGTTCAACGGGCGGTGAAAGCCGTCAAGGACAAGCTCCCCGACCTGGCTGTCATCACGGATGTCTGCCTGTGCCAGTACACGGACCACGGACACTGCGGCATCATTGACGGCAATGTCATAGACAACGATGCCAGCCTCGACCTGCTGGCCAGAACCGCCCTCTCCCATGCGCAGGCGGGGGCCGACATGGTGGCCCCGTCGGACATGATGGACGGACGGGTTGCCGAAATACGCAACACCCTGGATGAAAAAGATTTCAGCCACGTCCCCATCATGGCCTATGCAGCCAAGTATTGCTCGTCCTATTACGGCCCTTTTCGTGAAGCCGCGGATTCGGCCCCCCAGTTCGGCGACCGGCGCACGTACCAGATGGACCCGGCCAACGTGCTGGAGGCCATTCGTGAAGTGACCATGGACGTCGAAGAGGGTGCCGACATCATCATGGTGAAACCCGCCCTGGCCTATCTCGATGTCATTTGCCGGGTGCGTGACGAAATCGACCTGCCCGTGGCCGCCTACAACGTGAGCGGCGAGTATGCCATGATCAAGGCCGCCGAAAAACTGGGTTGGCTGGACGGTCCGAAGGTAATGATGGAAACCCTTACGGCCATCAAGCGTGCGGGAGCCGACCTGATTCTCACCTATTTTGCCATGGATGCGGCCAAGGTGCTGCACGATTGAAGCAAACGCAGACCAATAAATATCGAACCACAAAGGCACAAAGGGCACAAAGCGATACCCCATTGGAAACAAGGAACTGAAAAAACCAATGTCCGACAAAAAACACCCCCATG
It includes:
- the ahbC gene encoding 12,18-didecarboxysiroheme deacetylase gives rise to the protein MIGISKLYCGTVEPSDALRYGRLSSSLPSHLLQFSADKRPVVVWNVTRRCNLKCVHCYAHAEDRHFANELSFDEGKTLIDDLAGFGVPVLLFSGGEPLVRKDLPDLAAYAVDKGMRAVISTNGTLITAELARTLKDIGLSYVGISLDGMEKINDRFRGVPGAFGKAMQGIRNCQAAGIKVGLRFTINKANVGEIPAIFDLLEEMDIPRVCFYHLVYAGRGSTMVDEDLSHAETRAAVDLIIDRTKDLHDRGKPKEVLTVDNHADGPYLYLRLLKEDPQRAGEVFDLLKMNEGNNTGRGIGCVSWDGSVHPDQFWRHHSFGNVKDRPFSEIWTDLSDPLMAKLKEKKNHVTGRCAACGWLDICAGNFRVRAEAVYDDIWAPDPACYLTDAEIQKTE
- the hemB gene encoding porphobilinogen synthase, giving the protein MLFPDYRGRRMRQSKAFRRMVRETELSTSNLIYPLFAVNGKNVETPIPSMPGQSQMSIDKLVKTAGAAYDLGIPAIMLFGLPDKKDALGTRAYAKDGIVQRAVKAVKDKLPDLAVITDVCLCQYTDHGHCGIIDGNVIDNDASLDLLARTALSHAQAGADMVAPSDMMDGRVAEIRNTLDEKDFSHVPIMAYAAKYCSSYYGPFREAADSAPQFGDRRTYQMDPANVLEAIREVTMDVEEGADIIMVKPALAYLDVICRVRDEIDLPVAAYNVSGEYAMIKAAEKLGWLDGPKVMMETLTAIKRAGADLILTYFAMDAAKVLHD
- a CDS encoding AAA family ATPase, producing the protein MKEYSEKIPTPKELEKELGDFLSKKFGGNVKVATPILMQHENADDSEQAKPPEKRKINFELKPEDLVAYLDQYIVKQDDAKAILSTKICTHFNRIKRYQQFPDQTSEMVGSIKNNVLMIGPTGVGKTYMIKLIAKKIGVPFVKGDATKFSETGYVGGDVEDLVRDLVREADNDIERAQYGIVYIDEIDKIASSHNLIGADVSRTGVQRALLKPMEETEVDLKVPHDPISMLQEVERFRKTGKRDKSTVNTKNILFIMSGAFTGLVEIINKRVAAKGIGFGANLPKSIENTDVLSQVRSEDLISFGFESEFVGRLPVRAVFERLTEDDLYLILKNPNNPIILGKKLDFAAYGIDAVFEDQALHLLSKNAFQENTGARGLVSAVENALLPFEKKLPSTEVGRFAITRGVIDAPKQSMERILDKGRRSDNDGIFEKLAEEERQSIVAYLEDNQNNIINKHKMDLTASRKNLVAECYAANPSDIDSIIKKIKSYHSQIKTIELYFLKNHDINIVLEEDAIDFIIEKVIHGQIELKDVYKNLSNDFEYGLKLVRDKTGRNRFFITRDALHSPETYVGELINLHAKSLPTGEEK